DNA from Sulfurimonas gotlandica GD1:
CTATTTTAGAGACTCCGATAGAAGTTTTTACAAAAGCTATAACTCCAAATGATGAGTTCTTTGTTAGATGGCACATGCCTCGTATTCCTACTCATGTTAGCATCGATACTTACAGAATCAAAGTTAGCGGTGAAGTTGAGAATCCTCTATACATTTCACTCAAAGAGCTTAAAAGTGACTATGAACAAGTAGAACTTACTGCTGTAATGCAATGTGGTGGAAACTCTCGTTCAGCATTTGTACCGACAACCAGCGGTATCCAATGGGGTAATGGGGCTATGGGTTGTGCTTCATGGAAAGGTGTTAGACTAAAAGATGTTCTAAAAAAAGCAGGTCTTACTAAAGATGCAAACTGGATAGGACTAAACGGTGATGACAAAGCATCTTTTCACAAGACAGAAAACTTTATGAGAGAGCTTGAGCTTCATGAGATAAAAGATGATGTTATTATCGCTTATGAGATGAACGGTGAAGATCTGCCATACCTAAACGGTTATCCTGTTCGTCTTGTTCTTCCAGGATCATTCTCGGACAGTTGGGTGAAGATGCTAAGCAATATCACTGTTATGAAAGAGTATAAAGAGCTTTACTATATGGATACCGCTTACCGTGTGCCTGACAATGAGTGTGAGTGTGAGACACCTGATAATCTTTCTAAAAAAACTAAGCCTATAACGACCATGAATATAAAATCTGTTATAGGTTATCCGACTAGCAACACAAGAATAGATGCCAACTCAAATGTAATACTAAAAGGTGTAGCTTTTGATAGTGGACACGGAATAAAAGAAGTTTTAATCTCTGTAGATGCTGGAAAAAGCTGGTCTCCTGCTGAGCTTGGTAAAGAGTTGTCTTTACATGCTTTTAGAGAGTTCAAATTTGCTTTTAGACCTAAGAGTAAAGGGAATATGACACTTATGGCTAAGGCTATTAATACTCTTGGTGAGGAACAGCCGTTTGCAAAAGATATACAGTGGAATCACGGTGGGTATAAATACAATGGCATCGATAGTGTTACTATCACGGTGGTGTAAGGAAATATGATGAGTAAAATATTATTAATAACACTACTTTTAGCATCTTGTCTCGCAGCTGAGTATACGAAAAAAGTACAACTTCCAAGTATTACTTTTCAAATGGCTGAAGATGATAACTTCAAAGCGATGCAGAGAAACTGTCAATGGTGTCACTCTTATGGCTACATCTTAAATCAAGGAAAACAGTCTAGGAAATTTTGGAACAAGTCAGTTGTTAAGATGAGAGAAGTTTACAAAGCCCCTATCACTGCTAGAGACGAAAAAACAGTAACAGACTATCTTTTTAAACACTATGGCAATGGTGAACTAGAATAATTATTAAATGGTAAAGTAAAATAATTATTTGATGGTTTACCAAAATGATATCCTTGAAACTCATCAACTCCTAGATTAAAGACAATATCAAATACCTCTTTATTGTGTACATATTCCGCTATTGTTTTTATGTTTAGCTCTTTTGAAAACTGTACAATTGCCTTTACAAGTTCAAATGAGTCTTTATCAGTATCAATATTCTTGATTAAGGAACCGTCAATTTTTATGTAGTCTGGTTTTAGTTTCATTATATGCGTAAAATTTGAGTACCCTGTACCAAAGTCATCTATAGCGATCCTAACTCCTAACCCCTTAAATGTTTTGATAAAATCTTCTACAATCTCAAAATCACCTATATCTTCGCTCTCAACTATCTCAAATATAATACGTTTTGCTATCTCTTTGTCACTCAATATTTTTTTCAAAAAATGTATCAGTTCCCTATTTTTTATATCTTGATATGCTAAATTTATGGAGACATCCTCCATCCTGTTTTCTAAAAGTTTAAAAGCTTTTTTAATAACAAGATATGAAATAGCACTGTACTGCTTGGTTTGTATTGCTATTGGTAAAAAGATCTCAGGTGAAGTGTGAGAATCTATAGAGTCTTCTTCACTGACTAACCTCATCAATGCCTCATGCTTGATAGTCTTTTGTTCTCTATCTACTATTGGTTGTAGACATGCAATAAAAAGATCATCCTTAAGTCCTCTATTGAGTATTTTAAACCACTTAGCTGTATTAATTATCTCTTTTGAGGCATCAATATTCAAATGATATGTAGAAAATTTTATATTATTCTTTTTTGCGTAGCTAAGTGCCATATCTGCTTTACCAAGTATCTTCTCATTTTCTATAGCAATTCCGACTGTTATTGATAGTTCTACAAATTCATTCTTTTCTTTTAATGGAAATTTTGTTATTAAAACCTGTTTGAACAGTTCATTTATATCATCTAAAATCTTTTCATGATTTAGAAACTCTGATGATTCAAAAAGTACAAATTGATCTCCTGAAATCCTATAAACTTCATAGCATTTATTTTGTGTATAGTCTTTTAGTAGACTTGAAAAATTCTTTAAGACTTCATCTCCTACATTAGTTCCGTATAGTTCATTTATAGAATGAAAATCATCTATATCTATCAATATTAAAACAGGAAACTCAACATCTACAATATCAATATCAAGCCTAAAGCGACTTTTTAAACCAGTCAAATCATCAATATACAATTTTTCTTCTAATTCTCGTGTTCTATTTTCTACCTTTGTCTCGAGTAAATCATTTAAGCTTTTTAGTTCACTGTTTTTACGTTCAATCTCGTTTTGGTATCCTCTATTTTCTTTTTTAAGCCGTATCTTCTCAACACTTATTGCTAATGCTTCTAAGAATTGTTCTAAAATGGTCGGTTTTAGCAAATACCCATCAATTCCAAGCTTAATTGTTTGAGTAAAATACTCTGATTCACCATAAGCTGAGACTACTAAAACTTGCTGGTTTGGATTGATTTTTTTAATCTCACTTATCATTTCAATACCATTCATTTTTGGCATACTGATGTCAGTCACTACTAAGTCTATAGTGTCACTATTAAGTTTATATTTATCAAGTCCATCTACTCCATCAAAACCTTCTATTACATTCTTAAAAGTTCTTTGTAATATCAGTGAGGTAGAGTCTCTTACATCTTCATTATTCTCTACATACAAGATCTTCATATTTTTTCCATACTTTTCTAAATTTTCCAATACTTCATTCATTACTTATTTTATCCCTGGTTTTATAAATTCAAATATCACTTAACTCTATTGTAAAGACAGCACCAACATGATTGTTTTTAACACTCAACTTACCGTGACAGTGATCTTCTATGATTGTTTTAGACATATAAAGACCTAGACCTGTACCATCTTTACTTTTTTTTGTAGAAAAATATGGCATAAAAATATCATTCATAATATTTTCCGGTACACCACCTGCATTATCATTTATTTCCAATATATATTTATGGCTATCTTCTTGTATATATGTTTTTATATATATAGTTGGATTTATAATATTGCGTTCTAAAAGTACATCTTCTGCATTTTTAATAAGGTTCAAAACAACCTGTTTCAACTCATTTGAATAAGAAGTAAATCTTTTTTGGCATTTGTATTCTTTAACTAGTTTGATGTTCTTGTCAATGAGTGTTGGAGATAAAATCCCTAATGAACTTTCAACAACTTCTTCAAGTGTAATTTCATCCTCTTCTTTTTGATCTTTAAAAAAGCCTCTAAAGTCATCTATTGTTGCAGATAGGTGTTGAGTATAATCAGTGATTTTTCCAAGTGATTTTTCAAAAAATTCTTTTTCATAATTACCCATCATTACATCTATCTTCATAGCCCCCACAGTTGATGAGATGGCAGCTAATGGTTGTCTCCATTGATGCGCTATCATGCTTATCATCTCACCCATTTTTGCCAGTCTATTTTGATATAGTAGTTGCTTCTCTTTCTCTGTGTTCTTTTTAACTTCTTCTTCTATTCTTTGCTCTAGCGTCTCATTTAATTTTTGTAACTTTTTTGTTTTTTCTTCCACACTGATTTCTAGCGAATCTTTTAATCTATCTACTTTAGCTTTTAAATTACCAAACCTTGAAGAGAATGTGTATGCAACAGGAAAAGATCCTAAAATCATAAGAAACATAATAAATGCCATCTCATATATTTGGATAAGGCTCTGCTCTTTAAATTTATGGTATTTTGGTTCAATTATCATTTTAATATTCTCACCATTATCTAAGTCTATCAGTGCTGAATAGACCCCTTCACCAATATACTTATCCTTGTTTAGTATACTTTGGTAACTATCTTCAAAATGATTTTTAACACTGTATTTCGTATCTAAATATTTACCCCAGCTACGATTTTTTTCTGGATGAATAATAAAATCACCATCATTATCTATTAGATAAATATTATAAAGTGATACGCTTGATATTTGATTTAAAAAATACTTCATAGATATATTGATGATAAGTATTCCAACTTTTTCATTTTCAACAAATATTGGAATACCTACTCTCAGCACCGGTTTTATTGGTTTTTCTATTTGATTATGTTCTATATTTAAATCAATTTTTGAGTACCAACTTTTTGCTTTGTCATCTATCGCTATAATTTCTTTAAAGTAGTATCTATTTGATTTGTCTTGAAGTTCTTCGCTTGTTATAAGTTTTGGAGTAGGTTCCTTCTCTGTTTTATCTATTCTGACTTTTTCAAATCCATTTTTATCAATATACCTGAGTTGCATAACATCTTCGGAAGTATTAACAATATATGTAAATAGGTCTGAAATATCAGAATCACTATTATCATGGAGATATTGTTTGAATATTTTTGAGTCTCTGATTACAAATAATTTTTTCTCAATATTGTTAGTATAATTTTTTAAAAAGGCTTTTTGTTTAGTGAGTTGATCAACTGTATTTATAATATATTGCTCTTTTACATGTGACACTTGTATTTTATTTACAGTAAATATAGCGACCAGCCCTAATGCCAGCCCGTAAGTAATATAACTAAGCAGTAGCTTATTTTTAAATGAATTCATATTAGAAGACTTTTCTCTTTAAAAACATACTTTGTTTCTACCATTATGTTTAGCTTTGTAAAGTGCTTTATCCGCTCTTTCGACTAATGAGTCTATACTGTCTCCATCTTCAAAGCTTGCAACTCCAAAACTTGCCGTGAGCTCTTTGATATACTCAAAACTTGTATTTTCAATAATTTTCCTGAGGTTTTCTGCTAAGTGTAAAGAGCCTTCAATATTTGCTTCATGACAAATAATAAGAAACTCTTCTCCACCCCATCTACCAACAATATCTGTTTTTCTAATATTATTTTTAAGGACTTGAGAGAAACTTTGAAGGACTTTATCACCAATCTGATGACCATATGTATCATTAATAGGTTTAAATCTATCAATATCAATAAATATAATACTTATCTCTGCTTGAAGTTTCACCATTTTATTAATTTCCAAATCAAGCACTTTATCAAGTTTAACTCTATTATATAATCCCGTTAATTTATCTGTAATAGCTAGTGCATTCAACTCTATGTTTTTGCTAAGCTCTTGTTGTATTTTTTCTTCAAGTTTTATGTTTGATAATTTAATATTTTTAATATTTTCTATGTTTTCTTTTTCAATTGAAATATCGTTAAGCATCTTGGAGAGGACAAGAAAGAATTCATGATCTTTAGTCGGCTTTTGAATAAATTTATTGATTCCGATATCAATCAAATTTATAAGCATCTCGGAGTTACTAAAGGCAGAAATAATCAATATCGCCTGTTCTTTATTTATCTCAGATATAGCTCTAGTCATCTCAATACCATTCATATGCGGCATATCAATATCACTAATTACTAAATCATAATATTGTCCATTGTCTTTATGGAAATCTATATATTTTTGTATACCTTCTCGTCCATCAACCGCTACATCAACATAACCGACAAATCTTTCTAACAACTCGGACGTACTCTCTCTTACATCTTCTTTATCTTCTACATAAAGTAATTTTATAGTTTTACTTATCTTCAATAATTCTGTTAATTTATTTTCATCCATTTCTGGCTCCTAGAAATACTCTAGTTATTTAAGTACATTGTAAAGACACTTGGGTAGTTTAGCGAAGAAAAATATCCAAAAAGTTTCATTATTATTTTTGGATAGTTACTCTAGATAAAGGAATATCCTACTGAGTAGATGTTTTTTATGAGTTTTTGTGGGAGTTTATTATTCAATCTTTTTAGAAGGTTTTTTACATTTGATTTATCTATATTTCTAGAATCTTGCCATATTTGTTCAATAATTAATTCATCTGAGTAAATAAAATTTGTATTTGATGTCATTAGTTCAAATAGCAAAATTTCATTTTTTGTAAGTGTAATCTCTTGTGATTTATAGTACAGTTTGTTTGAGCCTTTACTCCATCTATAGTTTTCATTTATATCTATAATATCTTTTAAAGAATTAGATTTAGCATATAAAATTCTGCTTAGTTCTTCAACTATTTGCTCCACTTCAATAGGCTTAATCAAGTAACCATCAACTCCGCTTTTTATCGCTTTTAATAAATAATCACTTTCATCATGAGCTGAAAAAACTAAAACAGGGATTTTTTCATTAATAGAGTTATTGACTTTATCTATCATCATCAAGCCATCCATATTTGGCATATTTATATCTGTAAAAATAATGTCCGGCTTATGCTTATTAAATTTTTCTAGCCCATCTTTTCCATCAATTGCAACAATGATTTCTTCAAAAAACTTTTCAAGCAGTGTAATAGTTGAGACTCTTGTCTCTTCATTATCTTCGACATAAAGGAGCTTTAATGTTTTTGTATATGATTGAAGTTTATCTAGTTGTTTAATATTCACTTTGATGTTCCTAATAAAACTTTATGAGCCATTATAGCCTTAAAAATATAAATCAAAAAATAGACTTGCTATAATTGCGAACAAGAAATACAAACCAAAAGAGCATCATGATACAACTAACAAACATTTCTAAAAGCTTTTCTTCTCAAGAACTTTTTTCAAACCTAAACTTTAAACTAAATGCTGGAAACCGCATCGGTCTTGTCGGTAGAAACGGTAGTGGGAAATCTACTCTTTTTAAACTTATTCTCGGTGAGGAAAGTCCTGACAGCGGTGATGTTGTCATTCCTAAGGGCTATAAGATAGGTACTCTAAAACAGCATCTTACATTTAGCCAATCAACTCTTAGAGAAGAAGCAGCTTTAGCACTTGAAGAAGAAATGAAGTATGATGTGTATAGAGTTGAAAAGATTCTTTTTGGTTTGGGATTTGTTCAAGAAGACCTTGAAAAAGACCCTCTGTCCTTTTCAGGTGGTTATCAGATACGTATAAATCTTGCAAAACTTTTAGTAACCGAGCCAAATCTGCTACTTTTAGATGAGCCTACAAACTACCTTGACATCGTCTCTCTTAGATGGTTAAAGAGTTTTCTTCGTAATTTTGAGGGTGAAGTAATTCTGATAACTCACAACAGAGATTTTATGGATAGTGTTACAACACATACTATGGGACTTGTTCGCAAAAAAATAGAGATTATTGCAGGAGATACTCACAAGTTTTACGAACAACTTAACGCAAATGATGAGCTTCACACAAAACAAAAAATCTCACAAGATAAAAAAGTAAAAGAGCTTGAAGAGTTCATCGCTAGAAATAAAGCCCGTGCATCTACAGCAGCTCTTGCTCAGTCAAAAGTAAAACAGTTGGAAAAGATGGATATACTTGAAGACTTAGGCTTTGACAACTCTCTAAAATTTGATTTTAACTTCAAAGATACACCAGCAAAGATTTTACTTGATGTTAAAGATTTGAGCTTTGGTTATACACCTGAGAACATCCTTTTTGAGAAGATATCATTTACACTTGAAAAAGGTGAATGTCTTGGGATTATCGGTAAAAATGGTAAGGGTAAATCAACACTTCTAAATACTATAGCAGGTGAGCTAAAGCAACTAAGCGGCAAGGTTGACTTTCATACATCAACTTCTTTTGCTCACTTTGGTCAGACAAATATTGCACACCTTAGTGATAAAAACACTGTTATGGATGAGATATATGTAGGAAATTCTACACTCTCAGAAGCACAGGTTAGGAGCATCTGTGGCGGTATGATGTTTAGCGGAGATGCAGCTAAGAAGAAGATCTCTCTTCTCTCAGGTGGAGAAAAAAGTCGTGTAATGCTAGGGCAGATTTTAGCTCGCAATGTAAATCTTCTTTTTCTTGATGAGCCTACAAATCATCTTGATATGGATTCTATAGAAGCACTTACTATTGCTATACAAAGCTTCAAAGGCTCGGTCATCATCGTAACTCACTCCGAAGAACTGCTTCGTAGAGTTTGTGATAGGCTCATCATTTTTGCGAAAGACGGAGCTGAATATTTTGACGGCGGATATGATGATTTCTTAGAAAAAATTGGCTGGGAAGAAGAGGAGCAAGTTGAGAAAGTAAAAGCTGCTCCAAAGGGTAACCAAAAAGAAAATAAAAAACTTAAAGCTGAGATGGTTAGAGAGAGAAATAAAGTTACATCCGCTCTAAAGAAAAAAGTTGAAAACTTAGAGAGTAAAATCATGAAGACCGAAGAGCTTTTAGAAGTTCATCATAAAGATCTCATAGAGGTTTCAAACTCTGGTGAGAGTGCTAAACTTATGGAGCTTTCTAAACTTGTCTCAGATGAAGAAGCATCTGTAGAAGAGATGTTTGAAGAACTTGAAGTTGTTCAAACTAAGTTAGATGAAATCAACGAAGAGTATGAGCAAAAGATGGCGGAGCTAGACTAAGTCCACTCTTCAAGCTTACCTCTCAAATCTATATGAGTAAGATATAGTCTCAAATCAAACTCTGCTTGATGATATGATGGCTGCATATATTCACATAGTTTATAAAAAGCTTTGTTGTGCTCTTTTTCTTTAAAGTGCGCTAACTCATGCACTACTATCATCTCTAAAAACTCTTCTGGTACACTCTTAAACATAGATGCTACACGTATTTCATTTTTGGCTTTTAACTTTCCGCCCTGCACTCGTGAGACAAAGTGATGAGTTCCAAGAGCATTGTGAATAACATTTATTTTTCCGTCATAAACAACTTTACTAAGCGGAGATGCTTTTTTTAGATGTTCATTTTTTAAATCATTCACATAAGAGAAAAGTGTTTTATCACTCTTCTTATCATGTCCGTATGGATACTTTTTTAGAAGGTGTGCAGAGAGCTTATCTTGTTTTATAAGCTCTCTGACTTGAAGTTTTACAGCATCTGGATAGTGATTAAGATATTTGAGCTTACTTTCCAATACGCTTTATAAGAGCTTTTATACTCTCATCCTTTTTTTGAATATATAACTCAAGTGAATAATTCTTATTTTTTAATTTGTACATCATCTTCTGAGCATTTTCCTCACTGTCCACAAGATAAATAAGTAAAAAACTGTTATCTTGCCAACGAATTAACATATCATCTTGACGTGTACTATTTTTAAAGTGATTAACTGAATTGCAAAGAGTAAGTTCTTGCGAATCATCTTCTAAAGTTATTAGGATTGCTCCTATGATTTTTTCATTAAACTGTGCCGCATCTTGGTAGCTTCTAGCTATGTGTAAAAAATAATCTTTTGCATAAGCTCCACTTTTAACATCCATATTTGCATTGTTCTCAATCATAATCCGCTTTATCAAACTCTGCGTAATGTCATTGAGTGTAGCTATAGTATACTCAGAAGTGATTTGCTTAAGCTCTACAGAAAAAGCATGAGGTTCAAAGCTTGGTGTCATCATGCTCACAACACGATCAATCTCTGGAAGTTTTAAAATCGAATCAAACCATTTTTCGCCTGCAGAAATCTTCTCTTTATAAAAATATAATGGATGAGGAACAAAGTTATCAACGAAGGCTCCATACTCGCGTAGATAACTTTCACAAGAAGATATAGCAAAAAATTTGTTAAAACTTTTGTTTGTTAGAATTGGCTCATCATCTTTAAAAATAACAATCAGATCTTTTTGACTATCTATTACACTTTGAAGCAGAGCTATACTTATATTATCTTCAATCATTAAAGCACCCAAACAGAAAATTTCTTACCTTTTATTTTTCCATTTTTTAGCTGCCTATGCGCCTCATCAATAAGTTTAGCCTCTATAGCAACATAACTTTGGCGCTCATAGATATCTATCTTCCCAATAGAACTGCCTTGAAGTCCGGCATCTCCAGTTAGTGCGCCAAGAAGGTCTCCTGCACGCACCTTATCTTTCTTCCCACCTTCGATTACAAGTGTTATATATTGAGGTTTCATCTCAAAGCCGTTAACAGTTTTAAGTTCCCCTGCATCTTCAAAAAGCCTTGTCTCGTTTTTATACTCATAAGCCTTGTCAGCTT
Protein-coding regions in this window:
- a CDS encoding sensor histidine kinase, producing MNSFKNKLLLSYITYGLALGLVAIFTVNKIQVSHVKEQYIINTVDQLTKQKAFLKNYTNNIEKKLFVIRDSKIFKQYLHDNSDSDISDLFTYIVNTSEDVMQLRYIDKNGFEKVRIDKTEKEPTPKLITSEELQDKSNRYYFKEIIAIDDKAKSWYSKIDLNIEHNQIEKPIKPVLRVGIPIFVENEKVGILIINISMKYFLNQISSVSLYNIYLIDNDGDFIIHPEKNRSWGKYLDTKYSVKNHFEDSYQSILNKDKYIGEGVYSALIDLDNGENIKMIIEPKYHKFKEQSLIQIYEMAFIMFLMILGSFPVAYTFSSRFGNLKAKVDRLKDSLEISVEEKTKKLQKLNETLEQRIEEEVKKNTEKEKQLLYQNRLAKMGEMISMIAHQWRQPLAAISSTVGAMKIDVMMGNYEKEFFEKSLGKITDYTQHLSATIDDFRGFFKDQKEEDEITLEEVVESSLGILSPTLIDKNIKLVKEYKCQKRFTSYSNELKQVVLNLIKNAEDVLLERNIINPTIYIKTYIQEDSHKYILEINDNAGGVPENIMNDIFMPYFSTKKSKDGTGLGLYMSKTIIEDHCHGKLSVKNNHVGAVFTIELSDI
- a CDS encoding EAL domain-containing response regulator, with translation MNEVLENLEKYGKNMKILYVENNEDVRDSTSLILQRTFKNVIEGFDGVDGLDKYKLNSDTIDLVVTDISMPKMNGIEMISEIKKINPNQQVLVVSAYGESEYFTQTIKLGIDGYLLKPTILEQFLEALAISVEKIRLKKENRGYQNEIERKNSELKSLNDLLETKVENRTRELEEKLYIDDLTGLKSRFRLDIDIVDVEFPVLILIDIDDFHSINELYGTNVGDEVLKNFSSLLKDYTQNKCYEVYRISGDQFVLFESSEFLNHEKILDDINELFKQVLITKFPLKEKNEFVELSITVGIAIENEKILGKADMALSYAKKNNIKFSTYHLNIDASKEIINTAKWFKILNRGLKDDLFIACLQPIVDREQKTIKHEALMRLVSEEDSIDSHTSPEIFLPIAIQTKQYSAISYLVIKKAFKLLENRMEDVSINLAYQDIKNRELIHFLKKILSDKEIAKRIIFEIVESEDIGDFEIVEDFIKTFKGLGVRIAIDDFGTGYSNFTHIMKLKPDYIKIDGSLIKNIDTDKDSFELVKAIVQFSKELNIKTIAEYVHNKEVFDIVFNLGVDEFQGYHFGKPSNNYFTLPFNNYSSSPLP
- a CDS encoding M48 metallopeptidase family protein, translating into MESKLKYLNHYPDAVKLQVRELIKQDKLSAHLLKKYPYGHDKKSDKTLFSYVNDLKNEHLKKASPLSKVVYDGKINVIHNALGTHHFVSRVQGGKLKAKNEIRVASMFKSVPEEFLEMIVVHELAHFKEKEHNKAFYKLCEYMQPSYHQAEFDLRLYLTHIDLRGKLEEWT
- a CDS encoding ATP-binding cassette domain-containing protein, with translation MIQLTNISKSFSSQELFSNLNFKLNAGNRIGLVGRNGSGKSTLFKLILGEESPDSGDVVIPKGYKIGTLKQHLTFSQSTLREEAALALEEEMKYDVYRVEKILFGLGFVQEDLEKDPLSFSGGYQIRINLAKLLVTEPNLLLLDEPTNYLDIVSLRWLKSFLRNFEGEVILITHNRDFMDSVTTHTMGLVRKKIEIIAGDTHKFYEQLNANDELHTKQKISQDKKVKELEEFIARNKARASTAALAQSKVKQLEKMDILEDLGFDNSLKFDFNFKDTPAKILLDVKDLSFGYTPENILFEKISFTLEKGECLGIIGKNGKGKSTLLNTIAGELKQLSGKVDFHTSTSFAHFGQTNIAHLSDKNTVMDEIYVGNSTLSEAQVRSICGGMMFSGDAAKKKISLLSGGEKSRVMLGQILARNVNLLFLDEPTNHLDMDSIEALTIAIQSFKGSVIIVTHSEELLRRVCDRLIIFAKDGAEYFDGGYDDFLEKIGWEEEEQVEKVKAAPKGNQKENKKLKAEMVRERNKVTSALKKKVENLESKIMKTEELLEVHHKDLIEVSNSGESAKLMELSKLVSDEEASVEEMFEELEVVQTKLDEINEEYEQKMAELD
- a CDS encoding molybdopterin-dependent oxidoreductase, with the protein product MQRRDFFKLSLAASAVALTTPASALTREPIDSQSVSKVAFPEKRPLITYSDRPPILETPIEVFTKAITPNDEFFVRWHMPRIPTHVSIDTYRIKVSGEVENPLYISLKELKSDYEQVELTAVMQCGGNSRSAFVPTTSGIQWGNGAMGCASWKGVRLKDVLKKAGLTKDANWIGLNGDDKASFHKTENFMRELELHEIKDDVIIAYEMNGEDLPYLNGYPVRLVLPGSFSDSWVKMLSNITVMKEYKELYYMDTAYRVPDNECECETPDNLSKKTKPITTMNIKSVIGYPTSNTRIDANSNVILKGVAFDSGHGIKEVLISVDAGKSWSPAELGKELSLHAFREFKFAFRPKSKGNMTLMAKAINTLGEEQPFAKDIQWNHGGYKYNGIDSVTITVV
- a CDS encoding GGDEF domain-containing response regulator; the protein is MDENKLTELLKISKTIKLLYVEDKEDVRESTSELLERFVGYVDVAVDGREGIQKYIDFHKDNGQYYDLVISDIDMPHMNGIEMTRAISEINKEQAILIISAFSNSEMLINLIDIGINKFIQKPTKDHEFFLVLSKMLNDISIEKENIENIKNIKLSNIKLEEKIQQELSKNIELNALAITDKLTGLYNRVKLDKVLDLEINKMVKLQAEISIIFIDIDRFKPINDTYGHQIGDKVLQSFSQVLKNNIRKTDIVGRWGGEEFLIICHEANIEGSLHLAENLRKIIENTSFEYIKELTASFGVASFEDGDSIDSLVERADKALYKAKHNGRNKVCF
- a CDS encoding response regulator transcription factor, coding for MNIKQLDKLQSYTKTLKLLYVEDNEETRVSTITLLEKFFEEIIVAIDGKDGLEKFNKHKPDIIFTDINMPNMDGLMMIDKVNNSINEKIPVLVFSAHDESDYLLKAIKSGVDGYLIKPIEVEQIVEELSRILYAKSNSLKDIIDINENYRWSKGSNKLYYKSQEITLTKNEILLFELMTSNTNFIYSDELIIEQIWQDSRNIDKSNVKNLLKRLNNKLPQKLIKNIYSVGYSFI